The following coding sequences lie in one Oncorhynchus kisutch isolate 150728-3 linkage group LG3, Okis_V2, whole genome shotgun sequence genomic window:
- the LOC109879424 gene encoding protein dispatched homolog 3 isoform X1, protein MNLSSADPDVLPVQTDVELLCSLSEGVHLCSEQWHGTGWTHCHGAPAMDLEDETLLFQSSWDAEKEEEEKEEGGESDTQINGRTGTTGGNGVWGAVGWVYTQPWVSGVVLGVGVFLPCALSAYMFLYCPPLDIDLSYSAFEVHSHFSAERFDALTIAIKTQLGSWDRRRRDVDPYDSTTLQELLLDMLGRQGDGTSNRTSHGGLTSTSLKKNLFKRVVMEQRGDALSQRETERHGEARGGKLEVRDEDKNTTNLGTFESRESIEGEGDRDSERSQTRMRRFAPNYSYLQSQALWRIELVFVAQGGVDNNIFTPERLRTIHHIERLLMQHPQFQQFCWKPLEVLRDLPLGPSYCSPPSSLLSYLFPSERGGRIYYDGMGPNLADIHGALSLAITHPQFYWYVDESLAPDRLSSSLLRSEIQFGAPLPSYCSLQDRPEEQRSRFRNFVVQYADILAQQSTSQVKVLYGGTELFDNEVRRTFHRDMLLALISGGCITLLVYFLTSFSMFLTFFGLTSIGLSCLVALFLYHVVFGVRYLGILNGVAAFVIIGIGVDDVFVFMSTFRQASHLVHPVQRMVYTVKTAGRATFLTSFTTAAAYAANTFSQIPAVHDFGLFMALIVSCCWLWVSILMPAALCIWTQCIDPQENSCLKWWKALAGLPVSHSPLSDEDDDVILLSVEMEPAGSCDTDVDAAILSLSVETSLSPPEQGTSGMVSIYLQWALRHWVAEPAVENRKVILGIYFLVLLLSAGCCCLLRPATHAPLLFRPDTNLQTLLGLRNNLSAQGISCHMCSGLFMEKPHLLHSPTHTTPSVAWYHPHQHTINTSNSTLRSPITPSTSSITTGPLLTVYVSKLDVGASITLYRFSLNTSMPSPWKSLSPRNGEVPSFQAYIEPHSNFSTHMTVCVSHPSPRWMITSQSCDPRHGWRSEFSFYVASAEQQHSRRLYFAQHKLSPHPSRVCAEPPGCVISSGPDGPTRGYFYTPLPTDSTSTKRSRTSGFNPCSGGGCGQPAVRPLVDTGAMVFVVFGILGVNRTQRTDNHVIGDMGSVILDPNFDIFQEIGHLCQICKVISANKQLVKPGGAQCLPSGNKLSSILPLLHPDCHSLPEPNLLPGQLSHGAVGTHGGRVRWLSMAFESTTYKGKSSFQTRSDFLQWETFLQEQLSALPESSALRRGFQTCEHWKQIFMEIIGVESALCSLLLSLAICVAAVSVFTAHTLLLLPILLTIMGVICLVVAIMYWLGWELGAMEAISLSILVGSSVDYCLHLVEGYLLAGETSTATPEHTMDLSAKRQRRTLDAVNHVGVAIVSSAVTTVISTIPLFFCVIVPFAKFGQIVAINTVVSILFTLTVTAAMLATMGPANFHRPPGAVLKASLAVLGTTAFGVALCWATRTSPWHTVVTM, encoded by the exons ATGAATTTGTCCTCTGCAGACCCAGATGTTCTCCCAGTGCAGACAGATGTTGAACTGCTCTGTTCTCTCAGTGAGGGTGTCCATCTCTGCTCTGAACAATGGCATGGCACAGGGTGGACTCATTGTCATG gTGCTCCAGCCATGGACTTGGAAGACGAGACGTTGTTATTCCAGAGCAGCTGGGATgctgagaaagaagaggaggagaaggaggagggcgGGGAGTCAGATACACAGATTAATGGGAGAACCGGCACCACTGGAGGCAATGGCGTGTGGGGAGCAGTGGGCTGGGTCTACACACAGCCCTGGGTGAGTGGTGTTGTCCTGGGAGTTGGAGTTTTTCTCCCCTGTGCCCTCTCTGCCTACATGTTCCTATACTGCCCCCCATTGGACATAGACCTTTCCTACAGTGCCTTTGAGGTTCACAGCCACTTCTCCGCTGAGCGGTTTGATGCACTCACCATTGCCATAAAGACTCAGTTGGGGTCCTGGGACAGACGCAGGCGTGACGTGGACCCCTATGACTCCACCACTCTACAGGAGCTGCTGTTGGACATGCTGGGTAGGCAGGGAGATGGAACATCCAACAGGACATCACATGGAGGGCTGACCTCAACATCTCTGAAAAAAAACTTGTTCAAAAGAGTAGTTATGGAACAGAGAGGAGATGCCCTGAGTCAGCGAGAGActgagaggcatggagaggctaGGGGTGGTAAACTAGAGGTAAGAGACGAGGATAAAAATACAACTAATTTAGGAACATTTGAGAGTCGTGAGTCCATAGAAGGAGAGGGCGACAGGGACAGTGAGAGATCTCAGACTAGGATGCGCAGGTTTGCCCCCAACTACTCATACCTGCAGAGCCAGGCCCTGTGGAGGATCGAGCTGGTGTTTGTAGCTCAGGGTGGGGTGGACAACAACATCTTCACCCCAGAGCGTCTCCGCACCATCCACCACATAGAGCGTCTGCTCATGCAGCATCCCCAGTTCCAACAGTTCTGTTGGAAGCCTCTGGAGGTCCTGAGAGACCTGCCCCTGGGCCCCTCCTACTGCTCCCCTCCAAgctccctcctctcctacctcttCCCCAGTGAACGGGGAGGCAGGATCTACTACGATGGCATGGGACCCAACCTGGCTGACATCCATG GTGCTCTGAGTCTAGCGATCACCCACCCACAGTTCTACTGGTATGTGGATGAGAGTCTGGCCCCTGAccggctctcctcctctctcctgcgcAGTGAGATCCAATTTGGAGCTCCACTGCCCTCTTACTGCTCCCTCCAGGACCGGCCTGAGGAGCAGAGAAGCCGCTTCAGGAACTTCGTGGTTCAGTACGCTGACATCCTGGCTCAGCAGTCCACCAG CCAGGTGAAGGTGTTGTATGGGGGCACAGAGCTGTTTGATAACGAGGTGAGACGGACCTTCCACAGAGACATGTTGCTGGCGCTGATCAGTGGAGGCTGCATCACTCTGCTGGTCTAtttcctcacctccttctcaa TGTTCCTGACATTCTTTGGGCTCACTAGCATTGGTCTGAGCTGCCTGGTCGCTCTTTTTCTCTACCATGTGGTCTTTGGGGTGAGATACCTGGGCATCCTCAATGGGGTTGCAGCCTTTGTGATCATTGGCATTG GTGTGGATGATGTGTTTGTGTTCATGAGTACCTTCAGACAGGCTTCCCACTTAGTCCATCCAGTCCAGAGGATGGTGTACACGGTGAAAACAGCTGGCCGGGCAACCTTCCTCACCTCCTTCACCACCGCAGCCGCATATGCTGCCAACACCTTCTCACAG ATTCCGGCCGTGCATGACTTCGGCCTATTCATGGCCCTCATCGTCAGCTGCTGTTGGCTTTGGGTGTCAATCCTCATGCCCGCTGCCCTGTGTATCTGGACCCAGTGTATTGACCCCCAGGAGAATTCCTGTCTCAAATG GTGGAAGGCACTTGCAGGACTGCCAGTGAGCCACAGTCCTTTGTCAGATGAGGATGACGATGTGATCCTACTGTCAGTAGAGATGGAGCCAG caGGCTCCTGTGACACAGATGTAGATGCAGCCATTCTGTCCCTGTCAGTGgagacttctctctcaccaccagAGCAGGGAACTTCAGGCATGGTCAGCATTTACCTTCAGTGGGCTCTGAGGCACTGGGTGGCAGAGCCAGCCGTGGAGAACCGTAAAGTCATTCTAG GAATCTACTTCCTGGTCCTGCTGCTGTCTGCTGGGTGCTGCTGCCTCCTGCGGCCGGCCACTCATGCCCCGTTACTGTTTCGTCCAGACACCAACCTCCAGACTCTACTGGGACTGAGGAACAACCTAAGTGCCCAGGGCATATCCTGCCACATGTGCTCTG GTCTGTTCATGGAGAAACCTCATCTTCTGCACAGCCCTACCCATACTACCCCCTCCGTGGCTTGGTATCACCCCCATCAGCATACCATAAACACTTCAAACTCAACTCTACGGAGCCCAATCACACCAAGCACTTCCTCCATCACAACAG GGCCTCTGCTGACCGTGTATGTCTCTAAGCTGGATGTAGGCGCTTCTATCACTCTGTACCGCTTCTCTCTGAATACTAGCATGCCCTCGCCTTGGAAAAGCCTCAGTCCTAGGAATGGAGAAGTTCCATCCTTTCAG GCTTACATTGAACCTCACAGCAACTTCAGCACccacatgactgtgtgtgtgtcccaccccAGCCCTCGCTGGATGATCACTTCCCAGTCATGTGACCCACGCCACGGCTGGAGGTCAGAGTTCAGCTTCTATGTGGCATCGGCTGAGCAGCAGCACAGCAG GAGGCTGTATTTTGCCCAGCACAAGCTTAGTCCTCATCCAAGCCGAGTGTGTGCAGAACCACCTGGTTGTGTGATCAGCTCCGGCCCTGACGGACCCACACGGGGCTACTTCTACACACCGCTCCCCACAG ATTCCACCTCAACGAAAAGGTCCAGGACCTCCGGTTTTAACCCCTGTAGTGGAGGTGGCTGTGGCCAGCCAGCAGTCCGTCCTCTGGTTGACACTGGTGCCATGGTGTTTGTGGTTTTTGGAATACTGGGAGTCAACCGCACCCAACGCACAGACAACCACGTCATTGGGGACATG GGCAGTGTGATATTGGATCCAAACTTTGATATCTTCCAAGAGATTGGTCATCTCTGCCAAATCTGTAAAGTCATCAGTGCTAATAAACAGCTTGTGAAGCCGGGAGGAGCCCAATGTCTACCCTCCG gcAACAAGCTTTCTTCTATCCTGCCCTTACTCCACCCAGACTGCCACTCACTCCCTGAGCCCAACCTGTTGCCAGGCCAGCTGTCCCATGGGGCCGTGGGAACACACGGTGGCAGAGTGCGCTGGCTCTCCATGGCCTTTGAGTCT ACCACCTACAAGGGGAAATCCTCTTTCCAGACTCGCTCAGACTTCCTCCAATGGGAGACCTTCCTACAAGAGCAGCTCTCAGCTCTCCCAGAGTCCTCTGCTCTACGGAGAGGTTTCCAGACATGTGAGCACTGGAAGCAGATCTTTATGGAAATCATAG GTGTGGAGAGCGCCCTCTGCAGTCTGCTCCTGTCCCTGGCCATCTGTGTGGCAGCGGTGTCTGTTTTCACTGCCCATACGCTTCTGCTGCTGCCAATACTGCTCACCATTATGG GGGTCATCTGTCTGGTGGTGGCCATCATGTACTGGCTGGGCTGGGAGTTGGGGGCCATGGAGgccatctctctgtccatcctaGTGGGCTCCTCAGTGGACTACTGCCTGCACCTGGTGGAGGGCTACCTGCTGGCTGGGGAGACCTCAACAGCCACACCAGAACACACTATG GATCTGTCAGCTAAAAGGCAGAGACGGACCCTAGACGCAGTGAACCACGTAGGAGTTGCCATAGTGTCCAGTGCTGTCACCACAGTCATTTcaaccatccctctcttcttctgtGTCATCGTGCCTTTTGCTAAATTTGGTCAGATCGTGGCCATAAACACAGTAGTATCCATCTTGTTCACCCTGACTGTGACAGCAGCCATGTTAGCCACCATGGGCCCTGCCAACTTCCACAGGCCTCCCGGTGCAGTGCTGAAGGCCAGCCTGGCAGTACTGGGTACCACAGCCTTTGGCGTTGCCCTGTGCTGGGCAACTAGGACCAGTCCCTGGCACACAGtagtcaccatgtga
- the LOC109879424 gene encoding protein dispatched homolog 3 isoform X2 codes for MNLSSADPDVLPVQTDVELLCSLSEGVHLCSEQWHGTGWTHCHGAPAMDLEDETLLFQSSWDAEKEEEEKEEGGESDTQINGRTGTTGGNGVWGAVGWVYTQPWVSGVVLGVGVFLPCALSAYMFLYCPPLDIDLSYSAFEVHSHFSAERFDALTIAIKTQLGSWDRRRRDVDPYDSTTLQELLLDMLGRQGDGTSNRTSHGGLTSTSLKKNLFKRVVMEQRGDALSQRETERHGEARGGKLEVRDEDKNTTNLGTFESRESIEGEGDRDSERSQTRMRRFAPNYSYLQSQALWRIELVFVAQGGVDNNIFTPERLRTIHHIERLLMQHPQFQQFCWKPLEVLRDLPLGPSYCSPPSSLLSYLFPSERGGRIYYDGMGPNLADIHGALSLAITHPQFYWYVDESLAPDRLSSSLLRSEIQFGAPLPSYCSLQDRPEEQRSRFRNFVVQYADILAQQSTSQVKVLYGGTELFDNEVRRTFHRDMLLALISGGCITLLVYFLTSFSMFLTFFGLTSIGLSCLVALFLYHVVFGVRYLGILNGVAAFVIIGIGVDDVFVFMSTFRQASHLVHPVQRMVYTVKTAGRATFLTSFTTAAAYAANTFSQIPAVHDFGLFMALIVSCCWLWVSILMPAALCIWTQCIDPQENSCLKWWKALAGLPVSHSPLSDEDDDVILLSVEMEPGSCDTDVDAAILSLSVETSLSPPEQGTSGMVSIYLQWALRHWVAEPAVENRKVILGIYFLVLLLSAGCCCLLRPATHAPLLFRPDTNLQTLLGLRNNLSAQGISCHMCSGLFMEKPHLLHSPTHTTPSVAWYHPHQHTINTSNSTLRSPITPSTSSITTGPLLTVYVSKLDVGASITLYRFSLNTSMPSPWKSLSPRNGEVPSFQAYIEPHSNFSTHMTVCVSHPSPRWMITSQSCDPRHGWRSEFSFYVASAEQQHSRRLYFAQHKLSPHPSRVCAEPPGCVISSGPDGPTRGYFYTPLPTDSTSTKRSRTSGFNPCSGGGCGQPAVRPLVDTGAMVFVVFGILGVNRTQRTDNHVIGDMGSVILDPNFDIFQEIGHLCQICKVISANKQLVKPGGAQCLPSGNKLSSILPLLHPDCHSLPEPNLLPGQLSHGAVGTHGGRVRWLSMAFESTTYKGKSSFQTRSDFLQWETFLQEQLSALPESSALRRGFQTCEHWKQIFMEIIGVESALCSLLLSLAICVAAVSVFTAHTLLLLPILLTIMGVICLVVAIMYWLGWELGAMEAISLSILVGSSVDYCLHLVEGYLLAGETSTATPEHTMDLSAKRQRRTLDAVNHVGVAIVSSAVTTVISTIPLFFCVIVPFAKFGQIVAINTVVSILFTLTVTAAMLATMGPANFHRPPGAVLKASLAVLGTTAFGVALCWATRTSPWHTVVTM; via the exons ATGAATTTGTCCTCTGCAGACCCAGATGTTCTCCCAGTGCAGACAGATGTTGAACTGCTCTGTTCTCTCAGTGAGGGTGTCCATCTCTGCTCTGAACAATGGCATGGCACAGGGTGGACTCATTGTCATG gTGCTCCAGCCATGGACTTGGAAGACGAGACGTTGTTATTCCAGAGCAGCTGGGATgctgagaaagaagaggaggagaaggaggagggcgGGGAGTCAGATACACAGATTAATGGGAGAACCGGCACCACTGGAGGCAATGGCGTGTGGGGAGCAGTGGGCTGGGTCTACACACAGCCCTGGGTGAGTGGTGTTGTCCTGGGAGTTGGAGTTTTTCTCCCCTGTGCCCTCTCTGCCTACATGTTCCTATACTGCCCCCCATTGGACATAGACCTTTCCTACAGTGCCTTTGAGGTTCACAGCCACTTCTCCGCTGAGCGGTTTGATGCACTCACCATTGCCATAAAGACTCAGTTGGGGTCCTGGGACAGACGCAGGCGTGACGTGGACCCCTATGACTCCACCACTCTACAGGAGCTGCTGTTGGACATGCTGGGTAGGCAGGGAGATGGAACATCCAACAGGACATCACATGGAGGGCTGACCTCAACATCTCTGAAAAAAAACTTGTTCAAAAGAGTAGTTATGGAACAGAGAGGAGATGCCCTGAGTCAGCGAGAGActgagaggcatggagaggctaGGGGTGGTAAACTAGAGGTAAGAGACGAGGATAAAAATACAACTAATTTAGGAACATTTGAGAGTCGTGAGTCCATAGAAGGAGAGGGCGACAGGGACAGTGAGAGATCTCAGACTAGGATGCGCAGGTTTGCCCCCAACTACTCATACCTGCAGAGCCAGGCCCTGTGGAGGATCGAGCTGGTGTTTGTAGCTCAGGGTGGGGTGGACAACAACATCTTCACCCCAGAGCGTCTCCGCACCATCCACCACATAGAGCGTCTGCTCATGCAGCATCCCCAGTTCCAACAGTTCTGTTGGAAGCCTCTGGAGGTCCTGAGAGACCTGCCCCTGGGCCCCTCCTACTGCTCCCCTCCAAgctccctcctctcctacctcttCCCCAGTGAACGGGGAGGCAGGATCTACTACGATGGCATGGGACCCAACCTGGCTGACATCCATG GTGCTCTGAGTCTAGCGATCACCCACCCACAGTTCTACTGGTATGTGGATGAGAGTCTGGCCCCTGAccggctctcctcctctctcctgcgcAGTGAGATCCAATTTGGAGCTCCACTGCCCTCTTACTGCTCCCTCCAGGACCGGCCTGAGGAGCAGAGAAGCCGCTTCAGGAACTTCGTGGTTCAGTACGCTGACATCCTGGCTCAGCAGTCCACCAG CCAGGTGAAGGTGTTGTATGGGGGCACAGAGCTGTTTGATAACGAGGTGAGACGGACCTTCCACAGAGACATGTTGCTGGCGCTGATCAGTGGAGGCTGCATCACTCTGCTGGTCTAtttcctcacctccttctcaa TGTTCCTGACATTCTTTGGGCTCACTAGCATTGGTCTGAGCTGCCTGGTCGCTCTTTTTCTCTACCATGTGGTCTTTGGGGTGAGATACCTGGGCATCCTCAATGGGGTTGCAGCCTTTGTGATCATTGGCATTG GTGTGGATGATGTGTTTGTGTTCATGAGTACCTTCAGACAGGCTTCCCACTTAGTCCATCCAGTCCAGAGGATGGTGTACACGGTGAAAACAGCTGGCCGGGCAACCTTCCTCACCTCCTTCACCACCGCAGCCGCATATGCTGCCAACACCTTCTCACAG ATTCCGGCCGTGCATGACTTCGGCCTATTCATGGCCCTCATCGTCAGCTGCTGTTGGCTTTGGGTGTCAATCCTCATGCCCGCTGCCCTGTGTATCTGGACCCAGTGTATTGACCCCCAGGAGAATTCCTGTCTCAAATG GTGGAAGGCACTTGCAGGACTGCCAGTGAGCCACAGTCCTTTGTCAGATGAGGATGACGATGTGATCCTACTGTCAGTAGAGATGGAGCCAG GCTCCTGTGACACAGATGTAGATGCAGCCATTCTGTCCCTGTCAGTGgagacttctctctcaccaccagAGCAGGGAACTTCAGGCATGGTCAGCATTTACCTTCAGTGGGCTCTGAGGCACTGGGTGGCAGAGCCAGCCGTGGAGAACCGTAAAGTCATTCTAG GAATCTACTTCCTGGTCCTGCTGCTGTCTGCTGGGTGCTGCTGCCTCCTGCGGCCGGCCACTCATGCCCCGTTACTGTTTCGTCCAGACACCAACCTCCAGACTCTACTGGGACTGAGGAACAACCTAAGTGCCCAGGGCATATCCTGCCACATGTGCTCTG GTCTGTTCATGGAGAAACCTCATCTTCTGCACAGCCCTACCCATACTACCCCCTCCGTGGCTTGGTATCACCCCCATCAGCATACCATAAACACTTCAAACTCAACTCTACGGAGCCCAATCACACCAAGCACTTCCTCCATCACAACAG GGCCTCTGCTGACCGTGTATGTCTCTAAGCTGGATGTAGGCGCTTCTATCACTCTGTACCGCTTCTCTCTGAATACTAGCATGCCCTCGCCTTGGAAAAGCCTCAGTCCTAGGAATGGAGAAGTTCCATCCTTTCAG GCTTACATTGAACCTCACAGCAACTTCAGCACccacatgactgtgtgtgtgtcccaccccAGCCCTCGCTGGATGATCACTTCCCAGTCATGTGACCCACGCCACGGCTGGAGGTCAGAGTTCAGCTTCTATGTGGCATCGGCTGAGCAGCAGCACAGCAG GAGGCTGTATTTTGCCCAGCACAAGCTTAGTCCTCATCCAAGCCGAGTGTGTGCAGAACCACCTGGTTGTGTGATCAGCTCCGGCCCTGACGGACCCACACGGGGCTACTTCTACACACCGCTCCCCACAG ATTCCACCTCAACGAAAAGGTCCAGGACCTCCGGTTTTAACCCCTGTAGTGGAGGTGGCTGTGGCCAGCCAGCAGTCCGTCCTCTGGTTGACACTGGTGCCATGGTGTTTGTGGTTTTTGGAATACTGGGAGTCAACCGCACCCAACGCACAGACAACCACGTCATTGGGGACATG GGCAGTGTGATATTGGATCCAAACTTTGATATCTTCCAAGAGATTGGTCATCTCTGCCAAATCTGTAAAGTCATCAGTGCTAATAAACAGCTTGTGAAGCCGGGAGGAGCCCAATGTCTACCCTCCG gcAACAAGCTTTCTTCTATCCTGCCCTTACTCCACCCAGACTGCCACTCACTCCCTGAGCCCAACCTGTTGCCAGGCCAGCTGTCCCATGGGGCCGTGGGAACACACGGTGGCAGAGTGCGCTGGCTCTCCATGGCCTTTGAGTCT ACCACCTACAAGGGGAAATCCTCTTTCCAGACTCGCTCAGACTTCCTCCAATGGGAGACCTTCCTACAAGAGCAGCTCTCAGCTCTCCCAGAGTCCTCTGCTCTACGGAGAGGTTTCCAGACATGTGAGCACTGGAAGCAGATCTTTATGGAAATCATAG GTGTGGAGAGCGCCCTCTGCAGTCTGCTCCTGTCCCTGGCCATCTGTGTGGCAGCGGTGTCTGTTTTCACTGCCCATACGCTTCTGCTGCTGCCAATACTGCTCACCATTATGG GGGTCATCTGTCTGGTGGTGGCCATCATGTACTGGCTGGGCTGGGAGTTGGGGGCCATGGAGgccatctctctgtccatcctaGTGGGCTCCTCAGTGGACTACTGCCTGCACCTGGTGGAGGGCTACCTGCTGGCTGGGGAGACCTCAACAGCCACACCAGAACACACTATG GATCTGTCAGCTAAAAGGCAGAGACGGACCCTAGACGCAGTGAACCACGTAGGAGTTGCCATAGTGTCCAGTGCTGTCACCACAGTCATTTcaaccatccctctcttcttctgtGTCATCGTGCCTTTTGCTAAATTTGGTCAGATCGTGGCCATAAACACAGTAGTATCCATCTTGTTCACCCTGACTGTGACAGCAGCCATGTTAGCCACCATGGGCCCTGCCAACTTCCACAGGCCTCCCGGTGCAGTGCTGAAGGCCAGCCTGGCAGTACTGGGTACCACAGCCTTTGGCGTTGCCCTGTGCTGGGCAACTAGGACCAGTCCCTGGCACACAGtagtcaccatgtga